A stretch of the Archangium violaceum genome encodes the following:
- the zapB gene encoding cell division protein ZapB, which produces MVQVDARDVQIAQLEKRLEAALERIAQLEEENAKLREENAKLREENRQLEERLVLAFTRKRGNLDREAGGVPGVRPPGPR; this is translated from the coding sequence ATGGTGCAGGTGGATGCCCGAGACGTGCAGATAGCGCAGCTGGAGAAGAGGCTGGAAGCAGCGCTGGAGCGTATCGCGCAGCTGGAGGAAGAGAATGCGAAGCTGCGCGAGGAGAATGCGAAGCTGCGCGAGGAGAATCGACAGCTTGAGGAGCGGCTGGTGTTGGCGTTCACGAGGAAGCGCGGAAATTTGGACCGGGAAGCCGGAGGTGTGCCCGGGGTCCGGCCTCCCGGTCCGAGGTGA